The following are encoded in a window of Kitasatospora fiedleri genomic DNA:
- a CDS encoding phosphotransferase — translation MLSDWHLEQARRVHRLQRAAPAAGTAVPRPVEPPAPAAGYWHRPSADEQTAVRVSAWLDGHDLRQTGADADADADTDVDATAATGWVGRTPARIAGLGTGGGEPDPPHPVAQWREWVAEAEAGGLPVAAPARALLPVVADATALVHDAMRAAPAAVLVHGDTSRANVLRTPDGYALIDRETARAEVPWWAAVDVAFRFATPVGGRTVAPDPRQARPLLAAHLHADGPPGPADPTAFAGLLRSQLACTAWSLWPALGHRAATPEQRARGLRIVTATARDLPRIIRSLDGWTTLHH, via the coding sequence TTGCTGAGCGACTGGCACCTGGAGCAGGCCCGCCGGGTGCACCGCCTGCAGCGGGCGGCGCCGGCGGCCGGGACCGCCGTGCCGCGCCCCGTCGAACCGCCCGCTCCGGCCGCCGGCTACTGGCACCGGCCGTCCGCGGACGAGCAGACGGCGGTCCGGGTCAGCGCCTGGCTGGACGGGCACGACCTCCGGCAGACCGGAGCCGATGCCGATGCCGACGCCGACACCGACGTCGATGCCACGGCGGCCACCGGGTGGGTCGGCCGTACGCCGGCCCGGATCGCGGGCCTGGGCACCGGTGGCGGCGAGCCCGACCCGCCGCACCCCGTGGCGCAGTGGCGGGAGTGGGTGGCCGAGGCGGAGGCGGGCGGGCTCCCGGTGGCCGCGCCGGCCCGCGCCCTGCTCCCGGTGGTCGCCGACGCCACCGCCCTGGTGCACGACGCGATGCGCGCGGCCCCCGCCGCCGTCCTGGTGCACGGCGACACCTCCCGGGCGAACGTGCTGCGCACCCCCGACGGCTACGCGCTGATCGACCGAGAGACCGCCCGGGCGGAAGTCCCCTGGTGGGCGGCGGTGGACGTGGCCTTCCGGTTCGCCACCCCCGTCGGCGGCCGCACCGTCGCCCCCGACCCCCGGCAGGCGCGCCCCCTGCTCGCCGCCCACCTGCACGCCGACGGCCCGCCCGGCCCCGCCGACCCGACCGCCTTCGCGGGCCTGCTGCGCAGCCAACTCGCCTGCACCGCCTGGTCCCTGTGGCCGGCCCTGGGCCACCGCGCCGCCACCCCCGAACAGCGGGCCCGCGGACTGCGGATCGTCACCGCCACCGCCCGCGACCTCCCCCGGATCATCCGCTCCCTCGACGGCTGGACCACCCTGCACCACTGA
- a CDS encoding 5'-nucleotidase, whose translation MPYDLSERLVIGIASSALFDLTESDAVFREQGEEGYRSYQEEHLDETLKPGVAFSFVRRLLSLNDLAPAPHDPLVEVIVLSHNDPDTGLRVMRSIQTHELPITRAVFMQGKSPYRFMPALNMSLFLSANQEDVREAVSAGLPAGSVLGPTVEDDTSDRDLRISFDFDGILADNASEQVYQSNGIEGFREHEIANAGTAHDPGPLKDFLAAVNRIQRREEEERQKDPGYRLRVHVSLVTARNAPAHERAVMSLKRWGLRVNDAFFLGGIDKGKIMRILKPHIFFDDQAIHLTSTSRTTPSVHVPFGQPNEQAPPSLGQS comes from the coding sequence ATGCCGTACGATCTTTCGGAACGCCTCGTCATAGGCATTGCCTCCAGCGCCCTGTTCGACTTGACCGAGTCTGACGCGGTGTTCCGGGAGCAGGGCGAAGAGGGCTACCGCTCCTACCAAGAGGAGCACCTGGACGAGACCCTCAAACCCGGGGTGGCCTTCTCGTTCGTCCGGCGTCTGCTGTCGCTGAACGACCTCGCTCCCGCCCCGCACGACCCCTTGGTCGAGGTCATCGTGCTGTCCCACAATGACCCCGACACCGGACTGAGGGTCATGCGGTCCATCCAGACCCACGAGCTGCCGATCACCCGGGCCGTGTTCATGCAGGGCAAATCGCCGTACCGCTTCATGCCGGCGCTCAACATGTCGCTGTTCCTCTCAGCGAACCAGGAGGACGTCCGCGAAGCCGTCAGCGCGGGCCTACCCGCCGGCTCCGTCCTCGGCCCGACCGTCGAGGACGACACGAGCGACCGAGACCTGCGAATATCCTTCGACTTCGACGGGATCCTGGCCGACAACGCTTCCGAACAGGTCTACCAAAGCAACGGGATCGAGGGATTTCGGGAGCATGAGATCGCCAACGCCGGCACCGCGCACGACCCGGGGCCGCTCAAAGACTTCCTGGCCGCGGTGAACCGGATCCAGCGGCGCGAGGAGGAGGAACGCCAGAAGGATCCCGGATACCGCCTCCGTGTCCACGTCTCACTCGTCACCGCCCGCAACGCTCCCGCCCACGAACGGGCCGTCATGAGCCTGAAGCGGTGGGGCCTGCGAGTGAACGACGCGTTCTTCCTCGGCGGGATCGACAAAGGCAAGATCATGAGGATCCTCAAGCCGCACATCTTCTTCGACGACCAGGCCATCCACCTCACGAGCACCTCGCGTACGACGCCCAGCGTCCACGTTCCCTTCGGGCAGCCTAACGAGCAGGCACCTCCCTCGCTGGGGCAGAGCTGA
- a CDS encoding SDR family oxidoreductase — protein MAMSNETLQNPPTALNGRQPLDLTGKVAVVTGSGRGLGLAYATALAAAGAAVVVNDLDAEVADAAAATLTAAGGRAVAVAAAVGTAEAAQALVDRAVDAFGRLDVMVTNAGILRDRVLWKMTDEDFDAVVATHLRGTFTCARAAAVRMREQGEGGRLILIGSPAGQRGNFGQTNYAAAKAGIAAMARTWSMELGRSGITVNAVVPVAATAMTETVPAFAPYVEAMRQGAPLPDFLRKGEGFGTAEDCAALVPFLASDAAREVTGQCIGIGGDRLALWSHPQEAAVAYANGGWRPETIAAAWATSVGREPQTVGIPAPAVPAAAPATPGGAK, from the coding sequence ATGGCCATGAGCAACGAAACCCTCCAGAACCCACCGACCGCCCTGAACGGCCGTCAGCCCCTCGACCTGACCGGCAAGGTCGCCGTGGTCACCGGCAGCGGACGCGGTCTCGGCCTGGCCTACGCCACCGCGCTGGCCGCCGCCGGCGCCGCCGTCGTGGTCAACGATCTGGACGCCGAGGTCGCCGACGCCGCGGCCGCCACCCTCACCGCCGCGGGCGGCCGGGCCGTCGCGGTGGCCGCCGCCGTCGGCACCGCCGAGGCCGCGCAGGCCCTGGTGGACCGGGCCGTCGACGCCTTCGGGCGGCTGGACGTGATGGTCACCAACGCGGGCATCCTGCGCGACCGGGTGCTGTGGAAGATGACCGACGAGGACTTCGACGCCGTCGTCGCCACCCACCTGCGCGGCACCTTCACCTGCGCCCGGGCCGCCGCCGTCCGGATGCGCGAACAGGGCGAGGGCGGCCGGTTGATCCTGATCGGCTCCCCGGCCGGGCAGCGCGGCAACTTCGGCCAGACCAACTACGCCGCCGCCAAGGCCGGGATCGCCGCGATGGCGCGCACCTGGTCGATGGAGCTCGGCCGGTCCGGCATCACCGTCAACGCCGTCGTCCCGGTCGCGGCCACCGCGATGACCGAGACCGTCCCCGCCTTCGCCCCGTACGTCGAGGCGATGCGGCAGGGCGCCCCGCTGCCCGATTTCCTGCGCAAGGGCGAGGGCTTCGGCACCGCCGAGGACTGCGCCGCGCTGGTCCCCTTCCTCGCCTCCGACGCCGCCCGCGAGGTCACCGGCCAGTGCATCGGCATCGGCGGCGACAGGCTCGCCCTCTGGTCGCACCCGCAGGAGGCGGCCGTGGCCTACGCCAACGGCGGCTGGCGCCCGGAGACCATCGCCGCCGCCTGGGCGACCTCGGTCGGCCGCGAGCCGCAGACCGTCGGCATCCCCGCCCCCGCCGTCCCGGCCGCCGCCCCCGCCACCCCGGGCGGAGCGAAGTGA
- a CDS encoding MarR family winged helix-turn-helix transcriptional regulator — protein MSDDPWMHGLHADTGYLLYRLGLRSGSAFNAALEQHGLRLRHHAILRYLATVDGARQRELADRLGYDPSAIVSLLDDLQRLGLAERRPDPADRRSRQVVLTPAGHALLRTADRDSRRVTEDLLTPLSPTERATLNTLLQRLAAP, from the coding sequence ATGAGCGACGACCCCTGGATGCACGGCCTGCACGCCGACACCGGCTACCTGCTGTACCGCCTCGGCCTGCGTTCCGGCAGCGCGTTCAACGCCGCCCTGGAACAGCACGGACTCCGGCTGCGCCACCACGCGATCCTGCGCTACCTCGCCACCGTCGACGGCGCCCGCCAGCGCGAACTCGCCGACCGCCTCGGCTACGACCCCAGCGCGATCGTCTCCCTGCTGGACGACCTCCAACGCCTGGGCCTGGCCGAACGCCGCCCCGACCCGGCCGACCGCCGCAGCCGCCAGGTCGTCCTCACCCCCGCCGGCCACGCCCTGCTCCGCACCGCCGACCGCGACAGCCGCCGCGTCACCGAGGACCTCCTCACCCCCCTCTCCCCCACCGAACGCGCCACCCTCAACACCCTGCTCCAACGCCTCGCGGCCCCCTGA
- the lepB gene encoding signal peptidase I, which yields MTTAATEGTSADGASSADTPSGAGWRQRLRRGLGPSRGRAVAGCVVAALLLSLLVKTFLVQVFVIPSGSMMGTLQKDDRVAVDKFSPWLGEQPHRGEVVVFRDPGGWLTEPTGSGGVVRGVLSHLGLMPAAGEKDLIKRVIAVGGDTVECDAGQPLKVNGTALDEPYLYPGSTPCDDFPVGTVEVPAGFLWVMGDHRDDSLDSRYQQLHNPGGGFLPVGNVIGRARVLVWPLGRWTTLPVPATFARLG from the coding sequence GTGACCACCGCAGCCACCGAAGGCACCTCCGCCGACGGCGCCTCGTCCGCGGACACCCCGTCCGGTGCCGGGTGGCGGCAGCGGCTGCGCCGGGGGCTCGGCCCCTCCCGGGGGCGGGCGGTGGCGGGCTGCGTGGTCGCGGCGCTGCTGCTGTCGCTGCTGGTCAAGACCTTCCTGGTGCAGGTGTTCGTCATCCCGTCCGGGTCCATGATGGGCACCCTGCAGAAGGACGACCGGGTGGCGGTCGACAAGTTCAGCCCCTGGCTGGGCGAGCAGCCGCACCGCGGCGAGGTGGTGGTCTTCCGCGACCCGGGCGGCTGGCTGACCGAGCCGACCGGCTCCGGCGGCGTCGTGCGGGGCGTGCTGAGCCACCTCGGACTGATGCCCGCCGCCGGCGAGAAGGACCTGATCAAGCGGGTGATCGCGGTCGGCGGCGACACCGTCGAGTGCGACGCGGGCCAGCCCCTGAAGGTCAACGGCACCGCCCTGGACGAGCCCTACCTGTACCCGGGCTCCACCCCCTGCGACGACTTTCCGGTCGGCACGGTTGAGGTCCCGGCGGGCTTCCTGTGGGTGATGGGCGACCACCGCGACGACTCGCTCGACTCCCGCTACCAGCAGCTCCACAACCCGGGGGGCGGCTTCCTCCCGGTCGGCAACGTGATCGGCCGCGCCCGCGTCCTGGTCTGGCCCCTCGGCCGCTGGACCACCCTGCCGGTCCCCGCGACCTTCGCCCGCCTCGGCTGA
- a CDS encoding amidohydrolase family protein, producing the protein MNPAELTAIDVHTHAEVSAHGRTALDEELNAASSGYFKVAGDRRPTVTELAAYYRERRMAAVVFTVDAEHATGRPPVPNEEIAEAAAANADVLIPFASIDPFRGRAGVRLARRLVEEHGVRGFKFHPSIQGFFPNDRLAYPLYELIEETGTVALFHTGQTGIGAGVPGGGGIRLKYSNPLHVDDVAADFPQLKVVLAHPSFPWQDEALAVATHKPGVHIDLSGWSPKYFPPQLVRYANTLLQDKVLFGSDYPVLTPDRWLADFAQLPIKDEVRPKILKDNAARLLGLARP; encoded by the coding sequence GTGAACCCCGCCGAGCTGACCGCGATCGACGTCCACACCCACGCCGAGGTCTCCGCGCACGGCCGCACCGCGCTCGACGAGGAGCTGAACGCGGCCTCCAGCGGCTACTTCAAGGTGGCCGGCGACCGCAGGCCCACCGTTACCGAACTGGCCGCGTACTACCGCGAGCGGCGGATGGCCGCCGTGGTGTTCACCGTCGACGCCGAACACGCCACCGGCCGCCCGCCCGTCCCCAACGAGGAGATCGCCGAAGCCGCCGCCGCCAACGCCGACGTGCTCATCCCGTTCGCCTCGATCGACCCGTTCCGCGGCAGGGCGGGCGTCCGGCTGGCCCGCCGCCTGGTCGAGGAGCACGGCGTCCGGGGCTTCAAGTTCCACCCCAGCATCCAGGGCTTCTTCCCCAACGACCGGCTCGCCTACCCGCTGTACGAGCTGATCGAGGAGACCGGCACCGTCGCGCTCTTCCACACCGGCCAGACCGGCATCGGCGCGGGCGTCCCCGGCGGGGGCGGCATCCGGCTCAAGTACTCCAACCCGCTGCACGTGGACGACGTCGCCGCCGACTTCCCGCAGCTGAAGGTGGTCCTCGCCCACCCGTCCTTCCCCTGGCAGGACGAGGCGCTGGCCGTCGCCACCCACAAGCCCGGCGTGCACATCGACCTCTCCGGCTGGTCGCCCAAGTACTTCCCGCCGCAGCTCGTCCGGTACGCCAACACCCTGCTCCAGGACAAGGTGCTGTTCGGCTCCGACTACCCCGTGCTCACCCCCGACCGCTGGCTCGCCGACTTCGCGCAGCTGCCGATCAAGGACGAGGTCCGGCCGAAGATCCTCAAGGACAACGCCGCCCGCCTGCTCGGACTCGCCCGGCCGTGA
- a CDS encoding acyl-CoA synthetase, whose product MRNQGTGSWPARRARKTPHRTALVHDGRHHTYADLHDRTTRLAHALRTAGVRRGDRVAYLGPNHPAFLETLFATGLLGALFVPLNTRLARPEIAHQLDDCGARVLVRAPGCAPLVPPGAVPVAVEVGEAYESWLAGADRTPVDEPVGLDDTCLIMYTSGTTGRPKGALLTHGNLTWNAYNVLVDTDLRADDRALVNAPLFHTAGLNMLTLPVLLKGGTCHLIESFDPAGALELIARERITHTFGVPTMYDLMARQPGWADADLRSLRVLNCGGAPVPRPLIDTYLRRGLSFQQGYGMTETGPGALFLDAEHAVAKAGSAGVPHFFTDVRLAAPDGREAGVGETGEILVSGPHVGPGYWGLPEATAQSFRDGWFRSGDAARADADGYLTIADRIKDMYISGGENVYPAEVEEALLALPGVAECAVYGVPDAKWGEVGRAVVVPAAGTAPDPDALLAALAGQLARYKLPRTLVLADELPRTASGKLLKHRLRARYGN is encoded by the coding sequence ATGCGCAACCAGGGAACCGGCTCCTGGCCCGCCCGCCGGGCCCGGAAGACCCCGCACCGCACCGCCCTCGTCCACGACGGGCGCCACCACACCTACGCCGACCTGCACGACCGCACCACCCGGCTGGCCCACGCCCTGCGCACCGCCGGCGTCCGCCGCGGCGACCGGGTCGCCTACCTCGGCCCCAACCACCCCGCCTTCCTGGAGACGCTGTTCGCCACCGGCCTGCTCGGCGCGCTCTTCGTCCCGCTCAACACCCGCCTGGCCCGGCCCGAGATCGCCCACCAGCTCGACGACTGCGGGGCCCGGGTGCTGGTCCGCGCGCCCGGCTGCGCCCCGCTGGTCCCGCCCGGCGCGGTGCCGGTGGCGGTGGAGGTCGGCGAGGCGTACGAGTCCTGGCTGGCCGGGGCCGACCGCACCCCGGTCGACGAACCCGTCGGCCTGGACGACACCTGCCTGATCATGTACACCTCGGGCACCACCGGCCGTCCCAAGGGCGCCCTGCTCACCCACGGCAACCTCACCTGGAACGCCTACAACGTCCTGGTCGACACCGACCTGCGGGCCGACGACCGGGCCCTGGTCAACGCCCCGCTGTTCCACACCGCGGGCCTCAACATGCTCACCCTGCCCGTCCTGCTCAAGGGCGGCACCTGCCACCTGATCGAGTCCTTCGACCCGGCCGGGGCGCTGGAACTCATCGCCCGGGAACGGATCACCCACACCTTCGGCGTGCCGACCATGTACGACCTGATGGCCCGCCAGCCCGGCTGGGCCGACGCCGACCTGCGCAGCCTGCGCGTCCTCAACTGCGGCGGCGCCCCCGTCCCGCGCCCGCTGATCGACACCTACCTGCGCCGCGGCCTCTCCTTCCAGCAGGGCTACGGCATGACCGAGACCGGCCCCGGCGCCCTCTTCCTGGACGCCGAGCACGCCGTCGCCAAGGCCGGCAGCGCGGGCGTCCCGCACTTCTTCACCGACGTGCGGCTGGCCGCGCCGGACGGGCGGGAGGCGGGCGTCGGCGAGACCGGCGAGATCCTGGTCAGCGGCCCGCACGTCGGCCCCGGCTACTGGGGCCTGCCCGAGGCCACCGCGCAGTCCTTCCGGGACGGCTGGTTCCGCAGCGGCGACGCCGCCCGGGCCGACGCCGACGGCTACCTCACCATCGCCGACCGGATCAAGGACATGTACATCTCCGGCGGCGAGAACGTCTACCCCGCCGAGGTCGAGGAGGCCCTGCTCGCCCTGCCCGGCGTCGCCGAGTGCGCCGTCTACGGCGTCCCCGACGCCAAGTGGGGCGAGGTCGGCCGGGCCGTCGTCGTCCCCGCCGCGGGCACGGCGCCCGACCCGGACGCGCTGCTCGCCGCCCTGGCCGGGCAACTCGCCAGGTACAAGCTCCCCCGGACGCTGGTGCTCGCGGACGAACTGCCGCGCACCGCCTCCGGAAAGCTCCTCAAACACCGGCTCCGCGCCCGGTACGGCAACTGA
- a CDS encoding helix-turn-helix domain-containing protein codes for MLGAPNPVELPYGGSWQEFGALLRHWRRDAGWTQAQLGAAVGYDHTAVSRLEHGIRRATPRLVRRIDELLGSGGELTRCYHRAESAEGDRPALPPHLLRPPLPPGTGPLPAGPPPSPPTTAPPPSPATTSSARCTAPPAATSHPRHRRRPARRVLRRPAAPLDTDTVHALAAVLGAQLHGAERAMAGPAAGGRVPGGRVPGERSTGGRGPGEQGPGERGFGGSGPGAVIEGTLRAVVARLADAPARHRRVLARLAAEYAHAAGSLRLHGGRPATAMACFDRALGWAALAGDATTQVAALSDMAVLGLLDDDPASAGDYAREIRRAAPDATGPTPSPPSAKPAPPPSPATSAPPPGTSAAPASTSTGPPPPSTPRNTSPGSPPPPCAYASNPAPPPPCATWPPPPPTPASPTAP; via the coding sequence ATGCTGGGAGCACCCAACCCGGTCGAACTGCCGTACGGCGGGAGCTGGCAGGAGTTCGGCGCCCTGCTGCGCCACTGGCGCCGCGACGCCGGCTGGACCCAGGCCCAACTCGGCGCCGCCGTCGGCTACGACCACACCGCCGTCAGCCGACTCGAACACGGCATCCGCCGCGCCACCCCCCGACTGGTCCGCCGGATCGACGAACTCCTCGGCAGCGGCGGCGAACTCACCCGCTGCTACCACCGCGCCGAGAGCGCCGAGGGCGACCGCCCCGCCCTCCCCCCGCACCTGCTGCGCCCCCCGCTGCCCCCCGGCACCGGCCCCCTCCCCGCCGGACCGCCACCGTCCCCGCCGACGACTGCCCCGCCACCCTCCCCGGCTACGACGTCCAGTGCCCGCTGCACGGCGCCACCGGCTGCCACCTCCCACCCCCGCCACCGCCGTCGCCCTGCACGCCGCGTTCTGCGCCGACCCGCCGCGCCCCTCGACACCGACACCGTGCACGCCCTCGCCGCCGTCCTCGGCGCCCAGCTCCACGGCGCCGAACGGGCCATGGCCGGGCCGGCGGCGGGTGGACGGGTTCCGGGTGGACGGGTTCCGGGTGAGCGGAGCACGGGTGGCCGGGGCCCGGGCGAACAGGGGCCGGGGGAACGGGGGTTCGGCGGGAGCGGACCGGGCGCCGTGATCGAGGGCACCCTGCGCGCCGTCGTCGCCCGGCTCGCCGACGCCCCCGCCCGGCACCGCCGGGTCCTGGCCCGCCTCGCCGCCGAGTACGCCCACGCCGCGGGCAGCCTGCGCCTGCACGGCGGACGCCCCGCCACCGCGATGGCCTGCTTCGACCGCGCCCTCGGCTGGGCCGCGCTGGCCGGCGACGCCACCACCCAGGTCGCCGCCCTCAGCGACATGGCCGTCCTCGGCCTGCTCGACGACGATCCCGCCTCGGCCGGCGACTACGCCCGCGAGATCCGCCGCGCCGCCCCGGACGCCACTGGTCCGACGCCCTCGCCACCCTCGGCGAAGCCCGCGCCACCGCCCTCGCCGGCGACATCCGCGCCACCGCCCGGCACCTCGGCCGCGCCCGCCAGCACCTCGACCGGCCCGCCACCGCCGTCGACGCCGAGGAACACGTCCCCTGGCTCGCCCCCGCCGCCCTGCGCCTACGCGTCGAATCCGGCTCCTCCGCCGCCCTGCGCGACCTGGCCGCCGCCACCGCCGACCCCCGCCTCGCCCACCGCGCCCTGA
- a CDS encoding M28 family peptidase — MKRRLLTAGTTLAVLGGMLGGFAGQANAAPPPAPLAPTPLAAAVSAADLAASAGSDALAKGPDESYERRAVTPFLNGLYSVSYERSYRGLPVVGGDAVVLADGQGRVRAVQNAVSGPVGVPTAAKVSAAAAAGTARAELARVDAAEAPRLVVRVKDGTSRLAWESVLTGATADRPSHLHVFVDAVTGEVADRYDDVRAGTINSKWNGPAGLTINTTGSGGSYALRDPSRPGLSCADYSTGQVFGKSTDSWGTGAATSKETGCADAMFAAQKEWDMLRDWLGRNGHNGNGGSWPVKVGLNDVNAYWDGSSISIGHSQSNEWIAAIDVVGHEFGHGIDQYTPGGANNESGLGEATGDIMGALTEAYANEPAPYDSPDYTVGEMINLVGQGPIRVMYNPSQVSGNPNCYSASIPNTEEHAAAGPLNHWFYLLAEGSNPGGGKPSSPTCNSSSVTGLGIRDAGRIFYGGMLLKTSGMTYKKYRTATLTAAKNLDPTCTFFNRAKAAWDAVSVPAQTGDPTCAAAPTSDYSLALNPAAGTVQAGGSTSATVSTAVTAGSAANVSLAVTGAPSGTTATVSPSTVQSGGSATLSVNVGANTPAGSYTLTVTGSGPATHTAQYQLTVGGGGNPGGPAPDIDVAKVQAHLGQLYAVAQQNGGNRRAGSAGYTQSLAYVKGRLQAAGYTVTEQTCTSCTYTANNLIADWPGGPSDQVTMFGAHLDSVAAGPGINDNGSGSAVLLENALVLAQQNPTMSRHVRFAWWAGEEQGLQGSQYYVGQLSSAQRSAIKGYYNFDMVGSPNAGYFVNNLGSATAAPLKAYWDSLNLQPEENVEGQGRSDDYSFQQGGIPTSGYAAGASAVKSAAQSAKWGGTANRAYDSCYHSACDTTSNVDATVLNRNADGVAYAIWKTSVGGTTTPADDFALAVNPATGTVQAGSAATATVSTSTSSGSAQSVALSASGAPSGTTVSFSPSSVTSGGSATLTVSTSATTPAGTYTITVTGTGPSATHGTGYTLVVNGGGTGGGTWAAGVAYKAGDVVTYNGVGYKCLQGHTSQSTWTPDVVPALWQRL; from the coding sequence ATGAAACGCAGACTGCTGACCGCCGGCACCACCCTGGCCGTGCTGGGAGGCATGCTCGGTGGTTTCGCCGGACAGGCGAACGCCGCGCCTCCCCCCGCCCCGCTCGCCCCCACCCCGCTGGCCGCCGCCGTCTCGGCGGCGGACCTGGCGGCGTCGGCCGGGTCGGACGCACTGGCCAAGGGCCCGGACGAGAGCTACGAGCGCCGCGCCGTCACCCCGTTCCTGAACGGCCTGTACTCGGTCTCCTACGAGCGCAGTTACCGGGGCCTGCCGGTGGTCGGCGGCGACGCGGTGGTGCTCGCCGACGGCCAGGGCAGGGTCCGGGCGGTGCAGAACGCCGTGTCCGGGCCGGTCGGCGTGCCGACCGCGGCGAAGGTGAGCGCGGCGGCCGCGGCCGGGACGGCCCGCGCCGAGCTGGCGAGGGTCGACGCGGCCGAGGCCCCGCGCCTGGTGGTGCGGGTCAAGGACGGCACCTCGCGGCTGGCCTGGGAGTCGGTGCTGACCGGTGCGACCGCGGACCGGCCCAGCCACCTGCACGTGTTCGTGGACGCGGTGACCGGCGAGGTCGCCGACCGGTACGACGACGTCCGGGCCGGCACCATCAACAGCAAGTGGAACGGCCCGGCGGGCCTGACCATCAACACCACCGGCTCGGGCGGCTCGTACGCGCTGCGCGACCCGAGCCGCCCGGGCCTGAGCTGCGCCGACTACTCGACCGGCCAGGTCTTCGGCAAGTCCACCGACTCCTGGGGCACCGGGGCCGCCACCTCCAAGGAGACCGGCTGCGCCGACGCGATGTTCGCGGCGCAGAAGGAGTGGGACATGCTCCGGGACTGGCTGGGCCGCAACGGCCACAACGGCAACGGCGGCAGCTGGCCGGTCAAGGTCGGCCTGAACGACGTCAACGCGTACTGGGACGGCTCGTCGATCTCGATCGGCCACAGCCAGTCCAACGAGTGGATCGCGGCGATCGACGTGGTGGGCCACGAGTTCGGCCACGGCATCGACCAGTACACCCCGGGCGGCGCGAACAACGAGTCGGGCCTGGGCGAGGCGACCGGCGACATCATGGGCGCGCTGACCGAGGCATACGCCAACGAACCGGCCCCGTACGACTCCCCGGACTACACCGTCGGCGAGATGATCAACCTGGTCGGGCAGGGCCCGATCCGGGTGATGTACAACCCCTCGCAGGTCTCCGGCAACCCGAACTGCTACTCGGCCTCGATCCCGAACACCGAGGAGCACGCGGCGGCCGGCCCGCTGAACCACTGGTTCTACCTGCTGGCGGAGGGCTCCAACCCGGGCGGCGGCAAGCCGTCCAGCCCGACCTGCAACTCCTCGTCCGTCACCGGCCTCGGCATCCGCGACGCGGGCCGGATCTTCTACGGCGGCATGCTGCTCAAGACCAGCGGCATGACGTACAAGAAGTACCGGACCGCGACCCTGACCGCGGCCAAGAACCTCGACCCGACCTGCACCTTCTTCAACCGCGCCAAGGCCGCCTGGGACGCGGTCAGCGTCCCGGCCCAGACCGGCGACCCGACCTGCGCGGCGGCCCCGACCAGCGACTACTCGCTGGCGCTGAACCCGGCCGCGGGCACCGTCCAGGCGGGCGGCTCGACCAGCGCGACCGTCTCCACGGCCGTCACCGCGGGCTCGGCGGCGAACGTCTCGCTGGCCGTGACCGGCGCGCCGTCCGGCACCACCGCGACGGTCTCCCCGTCCACCGTGCAGTCCGGCGGCTCGGCGACGCTGAGCGTCAACGTCGGCGCGAACACCCCGGCGGGCAGCTACACCCTGACGGTGACCGGCTCCGGTCCGGCCACCCACACCGCGCAGTACCAGCTGACGGTCGGCGGCGGGGGCAACCCGGGCGGCCCGGCACCCGACATCGACGTGGCCAAGGTGCAGGCGCACCTGGGCCAGCTGTACGCGGTCGCGCAGCAGAACGGCGGCAACCGCCGGGCCGGCAGCGCCGGTTACACCCAGTCGCTGGCGTACGTGAAGGGCAGGCTCCAGGCGGCGGGCTACACCGTCACCGAGCAGACCTGCACCTCGTGCACCTACACCGCCAACAACCTGATCGCCGACTGGCCCGGCGGCCCGTCCGACCAGGTCACCATGTTCGGCGCGCACCTGGACTCGGTCGCGGCCGGACCGGGCATCAACGACAACGGCTCCGGTTCGGCCGTCCTGCTGGAGAACGCGCTCGTGCTGGCGCAGCAGAACCCGACCATGAGCCGGCACGTCCGGTTCGCCTGGTGGGCCGGCGAGGAGCAGGGCCTGCAGGGCTCGCAGTACTACGTGGGCCAGCTCTCCTCCGCCCAGCGCTCGGCGATCAAGGGCTACTACAACTTCGACATGGTCGGCTCCCCCAACGCCGGCTACTTCGTCAACAACCTCGGCTCGGCCACCGCCGCGCCGCTCAAGGCGTACTGGGACTCGCTGAACCTCCAGCCGGAGGAGAACGTCGAGGGCCAGGGCCGTTCCGACGACTACTCCTTCCAGCAGGGCGGCATCCCGACCTCGGGCTACGCCGCGGGCGCCAGCGCCGTCAAGTCCGCGGCGCAGTCCGCCAAGTGGGGCGGCACCGCGAACCGCGCCTACGACTCCTGCTACCACTCGGCGTGCGACACCACCTCCAACGTGGACGCGACGGTGCTGAACCGGAACGCCGACGGGGTGGCGTACGCGATCTGGAAGACCTCGGTCGGCGGCACCACCACCCCGGCCGACGACTTCGCCCTCGCGGTGAACCCGGCCACCGGCACCGTCCAGGCCGGTTCGGCGGCCACCGCCACGGTCTCCACCTCGACCAGCTCCGGCAGCGCGCAGAGCGTGGCGCTGAGCGCGAGCGGCGCCCCGTCCGGCACCACCGTCTCGTTCAGCCCGTCCTCCGTCACCAGCGGCGGCAGCGCGACCCTGACGGTCTCCACCTCCGCCACCACCCCGGCCGGCACCTACACCATCACGGTCACCGGCACCGGCCCCTCCGCCACCCACGGCACCGGCTACACCCTGGTGGTCAACGGCGGCGGCACCGGCGGCGGCACCTGGGCCGCGGGCGTGGCGTACAAGGCGGGCGACGTGGTCACCTACAACGGCGTCGGCTACAAGTGCCTGCAGGGACACACCTCGCAGAGCACCTGGACGCCCGACGTCGTCCCGGCCCTGTGGCAGCGCCTGTAG